The sequence TCATCGCCATATCGTTTTTCGCACTGGCAGCGTTCGTCGCCGCAGACTCCCTCCGGTCCATGGCCGGGGGCGGCGAAGCGCAGCATTCCCTGCCGGGCATCATTATCGCGGCGCTGAGCCTGGCCATCATGCCCGTGCTCTCCTGGGCACAGCGCCGCGCCGGGCGGGAGCTCGGGTCCAGGACGTCCGTCGCTGACTCCAAGCAGACGCTCCTGTGCACGTACCTCTCCGCGGTGCTGTTGGCCGGGCTCGTCCTGAACAGCACCCTGGGCTGGTGGTGGGCAGACGCCGGAGCAGCGCTTGTCATCGCCGCCATCGCCGTCCGCGAGGGCATCAACGCCTGGCGCGGGGACGCCTGCTGCGCTGTGCCGCAGCAGGCGGATGCCGCTGGTGACCGGCAGGAGGCTTGTTGCACGGACTGTTCGGCCTCCAGCCCGGAGCATGGATCAGAGGGCAGGCCGCAGCTGGGACTGCCGCCCATCAGGAAGAGCTGAACTCCGGACCGGTGGACGGAGGGGGCGTGGGCCTAGCCGGCTGAGGCCGTCACGGGTTCCTTGGCTGGTTCCCGGGTGGAACGGACGACGACGGGTTCCAGCTTTTGGTTCGCCCAGAGCCGGAGCGGCCGTTCCACCCAGCGGAACGATCCGTACGCCAGCAGCACCGTCAGCACCGCCGTCAGTGCGATGCGGAGGGGCAGCGCCGGGACCAGCGGCATCAGCAACAGGTAGACCGGCAGGTGCCAAAGGTACATGGCGTAGGACAGGTCGCGGCCCGGACGTGCCAGCCACGGATGGCTGAAGATGCGGGACAGGAACCCGGCCGGCTGGAGGACAAGCGAGCCGATGAGTACGGCCGAAACCAGGGCGAGCGCCGTGGGTCCCACGGTCCAGAAGGTGTTGAACCAGGCTCCGGGGGCATCGGGTTCCTTCAGCAGGAACAGGGCCGCCACCAAGGTGGCTCCGGCCAGCGGAGCGCCCCAGCGGGCAGCCGATGCCAAGGCGCGGTGCAACCTGGAGCCCTCTCGGACCGCGGTGAACAGCAGGGCAAGGGCGCAGCCGATCAGCAGTTCGTCGGCCCGGGTGTCCGGTCCGTTGTAGATTCGGTCCAGGGGCTGGCCGGCATTGACCAGCAGGAAGCGGTTCAGCACGAAAGCGGCAGCCATGCCCATGGTGGCGAAGGCTGCTGTGCGGACTTTCCAAAACCGGAGCATCCCCAGCAGGAGCAGCGGCCACACCAGGTAGAACTGTTCCTCGACGGCGAGGGTCCAGGTGGGACCCAGGGTTTCGCCGGCAATGGAGTCGCCGAACACGCCGAACTGGGCCAGGTTCATCACATAGGCGGCGGCGGGAAGGACGAATCCCGCCTGGCCGCCCCAGCCGGAGGCGGGGAACAGAAGGCCCGCGGTGACAATCACTGCGCAGAGCGCCAGGAGCGCGGGCCAAAGCCGCGCCAGGCGCTTGGCGTAGAAGATGCCAAGGTGCAGCCGTCCGGTGGCGATCCACTCCTTCATGATCAGGAGTGTAATCACAAAGCCGCTGAGGGTGAAGAACACGTCCACGCCGACGGATCCGCCCGGCATTGAGTCGGTGGCCGTGTGGAAGAAGAAGACACCGGCCACGGCGATGATCCGGAGCCCATCCAGGGCATGCTTGCGCCCGGCCAGGAGCCCCGCGGGGGGTGCTGCCGGTCCGGCTGATACTGACAGATTTACGCTGCTTGACCTCAAAACCACTAAGCAAGCATATATAACGTTTCCATAACTGCGCTGACCCGCGGCTGGGCGGAAGCTGGGAGCGGGGCCCTTGTGGGGGCTGGCCGCCCCTCCTACATTGAAGACATGGTGGAACAGGACAAGGCAGAAGACCTGGAAGAGCTCGTGGACCTCATCGCCGGCATGGAGGACATCAAATCCGTGCTCGACGATCTCACCGGGTTTGCGGCAGCCACCATGACCAAAAGCACGGGACAGCCCATCGAGTGCGCGGTAACGCTCCACCGCCGCAAGCGCACGGTCACCATCGGCGGCAGCAGCGGCCGGGCGGTTGTGCTGGACCGGATTGAACAATCACTGGGAGACGGGCCTTGCATCGAGGCCCTGGACACCGGCGTTCCGGTCCTGCTGGGAGACGTATCGGTGGACCAGCGGTGGCCCGAATACGGCAAGGCCCTTTCAGCCGCGGGCGTCGCCAGTTCCCTGGGTATCCCGATGAAGCTGGAGGACGACGGCGGCGCGGTCCTGGACTTCTTCGCTCCCGTCAGCGGGCTCTTCGATGAACCGGCCGTGGCCGACGCCATGAGGTTCGGCGAGATGGCGGGCAAGGCGCTGCGGCTCGCGGTGCGGATCGCCTCGGCAGACCAGCGCGCCGAAAATTTGAAGGCGGCGATGGACACGAGGACGGTCATAGACGTTGCCTGCGGAATCATCATGGCCCAAAACAATTGCAGAAAAGACCAGGCTTTCGAGCTTCTCCGCAGCGCGTCAAGCACCCGGAATCGGAAGCTCAACGAGATTGCAGAAGCACTGGTCAGCGGCTTTTCCGGCCCAGTGTCCGTCAAGGCGCACTTCGACGACTGAAGGTTGCAGGATGCCCGGGAGCCAGCCACGCTGCTGG comes from Pseudarthrobacter sp. NIBRBAC000502770 and encodes:
- a CDS encoding acyltransferase produces the protein MVLRSSSVNLSVSAGPAAPPAGLLAGRKHALDGLRIIAVAGVFFFHTATDSMPGGSVGVDVFFTLSGFVITLLIMKEWIATGRLHLGIFYAKRLARLWPALLALCAVIVTAGLLFPASGWGGQAGFVLPAAAYVMNLAQFGVFGDSIAGETLGPTWTLAVEEQFYLVWPLLLLGMLRFWKVRTAAFATMGMAAAFVLNRFLLVNAGQPLDRIYNGPDTRADELLIGCALALLFTAVREGSRLHRALASAARWGAPLAGATLVAALFLLKEPDAPGAWFNTFWTVGPTALALVSAVLIGSLVLQPAGFLSRIFSHPWLARPGRDLSYAMYLWHLPVYLLLMPLVPALPLRIALTAVLTVLLAYGSFRWVERPLRLWANQKLEPVVVRSTREPAKEPVTASAG
- a CDS encoding cation transporter, whose translation is MLSRRIRLFAAATITYNVVEAIVALWAGGAADSSALIGFGLDSVIEVASALALSWQFSAKDPERREHLTLRIIAISFFALAAFVAADSLRSMAGGGEAQHSLPGIIIAALSLAIMPVLSWAQRRAGRELGSRTSVADSKQTLLCTYLSAVLLAGLVLNSTLGWWWADAGAALVIAAIAVREGINAWRGDACCAVPQQADAAGDRQEACCTDCSASSPEHGSEGRPQLGLPPIRKS
- a CDS encoding GAF and ANTAR domain-containing protein — encoded protein: MVEQDKAEDLEELVDLIAGMEDIKSVLDDLTGFAAATMTKSTGQPIECAVTLHRRKRTVTIGGSSGRAVVLDRIEQSLGDGPCIEALDTGVPVLLGDVSVDQRWPEYGKALSAAGVASSLGIPMKLEDDGGAVLDFFAPVSGLFDEPAVADAMRFGEMAGKALRLAVRIASADQRAENLKAAMDTRTVIDVACGIIMAQNNCRKDQAFELLRSASSTRNRKLNEIAEALVSGFSGPVSVKAHFDD